A genome region from Leptonema illini DSM 21528 includes the following:
- the argB gene encoding acetylglutamate kinase, producing MVEDLSKRAELLLEALPYIQRFAGRILVVKYGGAAQTDQTLRAGFARDVVLLKFVGIHPVIVHGGGPQITKMLDTLKIPTQFIDGHRVTDSASMDVVEMMLSGLINKEIVSLIQQAGGRAVGISGKDGGLALARPHHLSRMKEDGSIEQVSLGQVGTIDRIEPGILHSMIEGGYIPVIAPVSPDADGRSMNINADTMAGEIAAALKADKLILLTDTKGVLHENEVLTGLTPVRVRELIREGVISGGMIPKVECCLNAIESGVARTHIIDGRVPHALLLEIFTDRGVGTLIAGQIERG from the coding sequence ATGGTTGAAGATCTTTCGAAACGGGCCGAGCTTCTGCTTGAGGCCCTGCCCTATATTCAGCGTTTCGCCGGCCGCATCCTTGTCGTAAAATACGGTGGCGCCGCTCAGACCGATCAGACCTTACGGGCCGGCTTTGCGCGCGACGTCGTTCTTCTGAAGTTTGTCGGCATCCATCCCGTCATCGTGCATGGCGGAGGTCCTCAAATTACAAAGATGCTCGATACGCTGAAGATCCCGACGCAGTTTATCGACGGGCATCGCGTTACCGACAGCGCCTCGATGGATGTCGTCGAGATGATGCTTTCGGGCCTGATCAATAAAGAGATCGTCTCACTGATCCAGCAGGCCGGCGGTCGCGCCGTCGGCATCTCGGGCAAAGACGGCGGACTCGCTCTTGCGAGACCGCACCATCTGAGCCGCATGAAAGAAGACGGCTCTATCGAGCAGGTTTCGCTCGGTCAGGTCGGCACCATCGACCGCATTGAACCCGGTATCCTGCATTCCATGATCGAAGGCGGTTATATTCCCGTCATCGCTCCCGTCTCACCCGACGCCGACGGACGCAGTATGAACATCAACGCCGATACGATGGCCGGCGAGATCGCTGCCGCCCTGAAGGCCGATAAGCTTATACTGCTCACCGATACGAAAGGCGTGCTGCATGAAAACGAGGTGCTGACGGGGTTAACGCCGGTTCGCGTAAGGGAGCTCATCCGCGAAGGCGTGATCAGCGGCGGAATGATTCCCAAAGTGGAGTGTTGTTTGAACGCCATCGAAAGCGGCGTCGCACGCACGCACATCATCGACGGACGTGTGCCGCACGCCCTGCTTCTTGAAATCTTCACCGACCGCGGCGTGGGTACGCTCATCGCCGGCCAGATAGAACGAGGTTAA
- a CDS encoding ammonium transporter: MKRWIKSTGRPALSAVLFFCLAVPGLLLADEPPATVDVTKVLDDLTGGASALRIGLDTVWVLIAGILVFWMNAGFALVESGFNRSKNTVNILAKNFVVFGIATLSFWIIGWGLMFGDGNAFFGTQGLFFVSGADNSPALGAGYEAMNPFSTAVYEGVYNSINWTPIPLWAKFFFQLVFAGTAATIVSGAVAERIKFTSFLIFSFILVAVIYPISGHWIWGGGFLGSNNFRDFAGSTVVHSVGGWAALAGILFLGPRLGKYIDGKVFPIQGHNMTSASLGAIILWMGWFGFNPGSTMSAGDGSAIAYVMVITNIAAMTGAITAMITAWILVGKPDIGMLINGLLAGLVAITAPCAFVTMTSGAIIGAIGGVLVVFLTLLLDKLKIDDPVGAIPVHLGNGIWGTLALGLFYNNDIATTVAALPTGLGMLDQTLVQLKGIAVVAVYVFAASAIVWAILKFTLGIRVSKEEEIEGLDIGEHGNEAYPDFQARAR, translated from the coding sequence ATGAAACGCTGGATCAAATCGACGGGAAGACCGGCCCTTTCAGCCGTCCTCTTCTTCTGTCTTGCTGTCCCCGGACTCTTACTGGCTGACGAACCGCCTGCAACGGTCGATGTTACCAAAGTGCTGGATGATCTCACCGGAGGAGCCTCGGCTCTTCGCATCGGCCTTGACACCGTATGGGTGCTCATTGCCGGTATTCTTGTGTTCTGGATGAACGCCGGCTTCGCCCTCGTTGAGTCCGGATTTAACCGCTCTAAAAACACGGTCAACATCCTTGCCAAGAACTTCGTCGTCTTCGGCATCGCCACGCTGTCGTTCTGGATCATCGGCTGGGGCCTGATGTTCGGCGACGGAAACGCCTTCTTCGGAACGCAGGGTCTGTTCTTCGTCTCGGGCGCGGATAACTCGCCGGCTCTCGGCGCGGGCTACGAGGCCATGAATCCGTTCTCCACCGCCGTTTACGAGGGTGTGTATAATTCGATCAACTGGACTCCGATTCCGCTGTGGGCGAAGTTCTTCTTTCAGCTTGTTTTCGCAGGAACGGCCGCAACGATCGTTTCGGGTGCCGTTGCCGAGCGTATCAAGTTCACCTCTTTCCTGATCTTCAGCTTCATCCTTGTCGCCGTGATTTATCCGATCAGCGGTCACTGGATCTGGGGCGGTGGATTCCTCGGCTCGAACAACTTTCGCGACTTCGCCGGTTCTACTGTCGTTCACTCAGTCGGTGGATGGGCCGCACTTGCCGGTATTCTCTTTCTCGGACCGCGTCTCGGAAAATACATCGATGGCAAGGTCTTCCCGATCCAGGGCCATAACATGACCTCTGCCTCTCTGGGCGCCATCATTCTATGGATGGGCTGGTTCGGATTCAACCCCGGCTCGACGATGTCGGCTGGCGACGGCTCGGCTATCGCTTATGTGATGGTCATCACCAACATCGCCGCCATGACAGGTGCCATCACTGCTATGATCACCGCCTGGATCCTTGTCGGTAAGCCTGATATCGGTATGTTGATCAACGGCCTGCTTGCCGGTCTTGTGGCCATCACCGCACCGTGCGCCTTTGTTACTATGACGTCCGGCGCCATTATCGGAGCGATCGGCGGCGTGCTTGTCGTCTTCCTGACGCTGCTTCTGGATAAACTGAAGATCGATGATCCGGTCGGTGCGATTCCCGTTCACCTCGGCAACGGTATCTGGGGAACGCTTGCTCTGGGACTGTTCTATAACAACGACATCGCCACGACGGTTGCCGCCCTTCCCACCGGCCTCGGCATGCTTGATCAGACTCTGGTCCAGCTGAAAGGCATCGCTGTCGTCGCTGTTTATGTCTTCGCCGCTTCGGCCATCGTCTGGGCTATCCTCAAGTTCACCCTCGGTATTCGTGTTTCGAAAGAGGAAGAGATTGAAGGCCTTGACATCGGCGAGCACGGCAACGAGGCTTATCCTGACTTCCAGGCCCGGGCTCGATAA
- a CDS encoding adenine phosphoribosyltransferase encodes MHSIDKDYIRNAIRTVPDWPQKGVMFRDITTIFQDAKALRGFLDALIQRYMGRDLKFVAGLDARGFLIGVTIAYGLNLPFVPIRKKGKLPYKTISRSYELEYGQETIEIHIDACKPGDRCIVVDDLIATGGTMLAACDLLKELQAEIVEVAAIVDLPDLGGSKKIRDKGYPVFAICEFEGE; translated from the coding sequence ATGCATTCGATCGATAAAGACTATATTCGTAACGCCATCCGCACGGTGCCCGACTGGCCGCAGAAGGGCGTCATGTTTCGCGACATCACGACGATCTTTCAGGATGCGAAGGCCCTTCGCGGATTCCTGGACGCCCTGATCCAGCGTTATATGGGGCGCGATCTGAAGTTCGTCGCCGGCCTGGATGCGCGCGGCTTCTTGATCGGCGTTACCATCGCCTATGGCCTCAATCTGCCCTTCGTGCCGATTCGCAAAAAAGGCAAGCTTCCGTATAAAACGATCAGCCGATCGTATGAGCTTGAATACGGACAGGAAACGATCGAGATTCATATCGATGCCTGCAAGCCAGGAGATCGCTGCATCGTCGTCGACGACCTGATTGCCACCGGAGGCACGATGCTCGCCGCCTGTGATCTCTTAAAAGAGCTCCAGGCCGAGATTGTCGAGGTGGCCGCCATCGTCGATCTTCCCGATCTGGGCGGCTCGAAAAAGATCAGGGATAAGGGTTATCCCGTATTCGCCATCTGCGAATTCGAAGGCGAATAA
- a CDS encoding DUF2505 family protein has protein sequence MKTLNVNQEFSVDLPALLRAREERYKHLDKFPELKNVTIVEEHREGDKLHQVRHISIAESMPAVLATILPSGADTLIETSDFHLDTNRHTFRVIPGGQGQPLFVIEGESEYRAKGDGASERTYAIKISSSAFLVSGVVEAAIAEIYSHSLEKDYNSIQNFIKMLENNG, from the coding sequence ATGAAAACGCTCAACGTAAACCAGGAATTCTCGGTGGACCTGCCCGCTCTGCTTCGCGCCCGCGAAGAACGCTACAAGCATCTTGATAAATTCCCCGAGTTGAAAAACGTGACGATCGTCGAAGAGCACCGTGAGGGCGATAAGCTGCATCAGGTGCGCCATATCTCCATCGCCGAATCCATGCCGGCCGTTCTCGCCACGATACTTCCGTCAGGCGCCGATACTCTCATTGAAACGTCTGACTTTCATCTCGATACGAACCGGCATACGTTTCGCGTTATCCCCGGTGGGCAGGGACAGCCTCTTTTCGTGATCGAGGGAGAGTCCGAGTACCGCGCTAAAGGCGACGGCGCCTCAGAGCGCACCTACGCTATCAAGATTTCGAGCAGCGCCTTTCTCGTATCGGGAGTCGTCGAGGCGGCCATTGCAGAGATCTACTCGCACAGCCTCGAAAAGGACTATAATTCCATCCAGAACTTTATAAAGATGCTTGAAAACAATGGTTGA
- a CDS encoding methyl-accepting chemotaxis protein — protein sequence MSNRADGGLFRSFLKPYVDADYAEQQRARTIVWTALIIMLAAFLLAASSLLLRGRPVTHPAVIASATMLLLTLLSLFALKKGFRKGSAHLIVISTATAIWAVAFSDLRGQNPGDIFFTYVYIFPILAFAGLLTDRRSVFLYAVFQAALIVLLTYSLFSLGRIDRDLAINFGLDGIISALVFSGITAAFLGIELRARQIVDQRHAESMSRQNRIEALLAHSSDMASRLAATTEQLSVTSDRFSSGAQTQAASVEEITATIEEVAASGEEVLGLSRSQYSLSQRIQQLMRQLEAIVRHTAGEMTEALKLRDELTGLADKSKAEIDEALQSMRRTQERFQEAKGTVSVIDEISDRINLLSLNASIEAARAGEHGRGFAVVAQEVGKLADSTSTNLKSVSGIFERGSSEIDRAHRQIQAFHELLAQMMQSIGGFSERIDTVVRLTDQDLNLNEQAGEVATDMLESSRKVLTASQEQKGALNEMVKSVSVINNVTQEIARGAQEISDSSKQLSKAAHELSEVATDHEGP from the coding sequence ATGAGCAACAGAGCAGACGGCGGTTTATTCAGATCTTTCTTGAAGCCATACGTCGATGCCGACTACGCTGAACAGCAACGAGCCCGCACCATCGTCTGGACGGCGCTTATTATTATGCTGGCCGCTTTTCTTCTCGCCGCCTCATCGCTTCTGCTCAGAGGTCGTCCCGTCACACATCCGGCCGTTATCGCCTCGGCGACGATGCTACTGCTGACGTTGCTTTCGCTTTTTGCATTAAAGAAAGGCTTTCGTAAAGGATCGGCGCACCTGATCGTTATCTCGACGGCGACGGCGATCTGGGCGGTCGCCTTTTCTGATCTGAGAGGTCAGAATCCCGGCGACATCTTCTTCACCTATGTCTATATCTTTCCGATCCTGGCCTTCGCCGGATTGTTAACCGACCGGAGGTCGGTCTTTCTCTATGCAGTATTCCAGGCGGCGCTCATCGTTCTTCTCACCTATTCGCTCTTTTCGCTGGGCAGGATCGACCGCGATCTCGCCATCAACTTCGGATTGGATGGCATTATATCGGCGCTTGTTTTCAGCGGCATCACGGCGGCCTTCCTCGGTATCGAGCTGCGCGCACGGCAGATCGTCGACCAGCGCCATGCAGAAAGCATGAGCCGACAGAATCGCATCGAGGCGCTGCTTGCGCATTCCTCTGATATGGCGTCTCGCCTCGCGGCGACCACAGAGCAGCTCTCGGTCACGTCAGACCGCTTTTCATCGGGCGCTCAGACGCAGGCGGCCAGTGTTGAAGAGATCACGGCGACGATCGAAGAGGTTGCGGCAAGCGGAGAGGAGGTGCTCGGACTTTCACGATCGCAGTACTCGCTCTCACAGCGCATCCAGCAACTGATGCGACAGCTTGAGGCCATCGTGCGACACACCGCAGGCGAGATGACCGAAGCGCTGAAACTGCGCGACGAGTTAACGGGACTTGCCGATAAGTCAAAGGCCGAGATCGACGAAGCGCTGCAGAGCATGCGACGCACACAGGAACGCTTTCAGGAGGCGAAGGGAACGGTATCGGTCATCGATGAAATCTCGGATCGCATCAACCTGCTTTCGCTGAACGCCTCCATCGAGGCGGCACGAGCTGGAGAACACGGTCGGGGGTTCGCCGTCGTCGCCCAGGAGGTCGGTAAGCTCGCCGACAGCACATCGACGAATCTGAAATCAGTCAGCGGCATCTTTGAACGAGGTAGCTCAGAGATTGATCGAGCGCACCGTCAGATCCAGGCTTTTCACGAGCTACTTGCACAGATGATGCAGAGCATCGGCGGATTCAGCGAACGCATCGATACGGTCGTCCGGTTAACGGATCAGGACCTGAATCTGAACGAGCAGGCGGGCGAGGTGGCCACCGATATGCTGGAAAGCTCCCGCAAGGTACTCACGGCCAGCCAGGAGCAGAAAGGCGCCCTGAATGAGATGGTAAAAAGCGTTTCGGTGATCAATAACGTCACACAGGAGATCGCCCGCGGAGCGCAGGAGATCAGCGATTCTTCAAAGCAGCTCTCAAAAGCGGCCCATGAGCTCTCTGAAGTGGCCACCGATCATGAAGGGCCTTAG
- a CDS encoding AAA family ATPase, whose amino-acid sequence MIASIKLDNFTVFGSETIEFSDGMNLIAGENGTGKSHLLKVAYAAFEATWRTYRQASLLNTASTAISKAGDEASTAYSVSPSREALQKALAEKLDGVFKPESIGRLCGKGRGRQSSTVSVFFKKSATPVTFSFATNSKSSVGLSTIPEEMESSGPVFIPTREVLTLYPEIISLIKRSTIQIDETYFDLAVDLAGPLSKGPRLKEVAEFVGPLEEAMKGKIRVEGSRFYLVSEGKGRMEMPLVAEGVRKLAMIAYLLLNGSLGSRSTIFWDEPETNLNPKLLKEVARSLVALSEHGIQIIAATHSHFFMKEVEIQRSRQKAGKDIRFINLFFGEDDHVYQESGAALSDLDHIAALDEILSQDDRDQALFYETV is encoded by the coding sequence ATGATAGCCAGCATTAAACTGGATAACTTCACCGTTTTCGGTTCAGAAACGATCGAATTCTCAGATGGGATGAATCTGATCGCTGGCGAAAACGGTACCGGTAAGAGTCATCTGCTCAAAGTCGCTTATGCCGCTTTTGAAGCGACCTGGAGAACATATCGTCAGGCCTCTCTGCTTAATACGGCGAGTACGGCAATCAGTAAGGCCGGAGACGAAGCTTCAACAGCTTATTCCGTTTCTCCCTCCAGAGAAGCATTGCAGAAGGCGCTGGCTGAAAAACTGGACGGCGTTTTTAAACCGGAGTCAATCGGACGACTCTGTGGAAAAGGGCGGGGCCGCCAGTCCAGCACAGTGAGCGTCTTCTTCAAAAAAAGCGCAACTCCGGTTACATTCAGTTTCGCCACCAATAGCAAATCCAGTGTCGGCTTGAGCACTATACCAGAAGAGATGGAATCCAGTGGGCCGGTCTTCATTCCAACAAGAGAAGTACTGACTCTCTATCCTGAAATCATCAGCCTTATAAAGAGGAGTACCATCCAGATTGACGAGACCTATTTTGACCTGGCGGTAGACCTGGCCGGTCCCTTGAGTAAGGGCCCCAGGCTGAAGGAAGTAGCCGAATTCGTCGGGCCTCTCGAAGAAGCGATGAAGGGAAAGATACGGGTCGAAGGATCACGCTTCTACCTTGTTTCGGAGGGGAAGGGACGAATGGAAATGCCCCTTGTTGCCGAAGGCGTTCGCAAGCTTGCCATGATTGCATACCTGCTTCTTAATGGCAGTCTCGGAAGTCGTTCAACCATTTTCTGGGATGAACCAGAGACGAACCTGAATCCAAAGCTCCTGAAAGAAGTCGCCCGGAGCCTTGTGGCTTTGAGCGAACATGGCATTCAGATCATTGCAGCAACACACAGTCATTTTTTCATGAAAGAGGTAGAAATTCAGAGGTCTCGGCAAAAAGCCGGCAAGGACATCCGCTTTATCAATCTTTTCTTTGGAGAGGACGATCACGTTTATCAAGAATCTGGTGCTGCACTTTCTGATCTGGATCACATAGCAGCACTGGACGAAATCCTATCCCAGGATGACAGAGATCAGGCATTATTCTACGAGACGGTTTGA
- a CDS encoding P-II family nitrogen regulator translates to MKMVIAIIPHHKLDEVQVELEKVDVTRMTLMDVRGFGRQKGHKEIFRGQEVQVKFVNKLMIMIACNDDFVKPTTDTIQKVCFSGKPGDGKVFVLPLEEVFRISTREMGGAAI, encoded by the coding sequence ATGAAAATGGTAATTGCCATCATCCCGCACCACAAACTTGACGAGGTGCAGGTAGAACTTGAGAAGGTCGACGTTACCCGTATGACGCTGATGGACGTGCGCGGCTTCGGACGCCAGAAAGGACATAAAGAGATCTTCCGCGGTCAGGAAGTACAGGTGAAGTTCGTCAATAAACTGATGATCATGATCGCCTGCAACGATGACTTCGTGAAGCCGACGACCGATACGATTCAAAAGGTTTGCTTCTCGGGCAAACCCGGCGACGGTAAGGTCTTCGTCCTTCCTCTCGAAGAAGTGTTCCGCATCTCCACACGTGAGATGGGCGGCGCAGCGATCTGA